The following DNA comes from Candidatus Effluviviaceae Genus V sp..
CTCCAGTTGAACCCGGTGCACTGGTGGGTCGACGGGAACTCTCCCGTCAGGAGCGAGGCGTGGCTCGGCACGGTCCACGGGGCGTTCGCGTAGGCGTGCGTGAAGTCGGTCCCCTCGGACGCGACGCGGTCGAACCACGGCGTCAGCGGCTCGCCCGGGTAGTCCGGAACGTCGACGCCGACGTAGTCGTCGCGCACGGTGTCGAGGATGACGAGGACGATGTTCGGGCGCGTGTCCTCCGCGCCACCGCAGGAGGCGAGGACGACGGCCACCGCGACCAGCGCGAGGCCGAGCGCGACGAACGCCGCGCGTGACCGGACACCGCTCCCCGAGACGCTCCGCATGACATCCTCCCCTTCCACGTGCCGTCGCCTGAACCCAAGCTCATCCTAGCACCGGAGCCCGGTGTCCGCAACGAGGCCGCGGCGCCGGGACTCAGTCGTCCGCGCCCGAGCTTCTGTTGATGAGAGAGAAGACGCGCCGCGAGCCGATGAAGATGGACGCGCCGATGACCAGCGTGCGGCGCATGGTGTCGAGGGGACGCGTGAGCGCGAGCACGATCATCGTCACGCAGACGGCGATCATGAAGATGTCGAAGACCTTCCGTCCCATCCTCGCCTCCGCTCGCAGGACTACGGCGTGACGGGCCTCGTGGGCAGCTCGCGGGTGAACCCGGGCCGGCGAACCGGAGGTCCCATTTCAGGCAGCGGCGCCGCCGGCAACGTTCTCGGTTCCAGCACCCTCGGGATGGCGCTTCCCATGAGCGTCGCGAGCTCGCGGACCGCCCGGCGGTCCTTCCAGTAGTCGGAGTGGCGGTTCCCCCGGAGGTCCCTGCGCCGGGAGGCGTAGCTCCGCGGGTTCCCGTGGAGCCCCACGGCCTCCAGCGAGTCGCCCGGCTCCGACCCTGCAAGCTGCGCCATCGACTGCCCCGCCGGGAAGGCCCAGCGGAGCACGCGGTCGTCGTCCGAGTGGTAGACGTGGCGGTGGAGCGGACCGAGCCCCGAGCGCCGGAGCTGTCCTCCGACACCCACGAGGTCGGTCGGCACGGCGGCCGCCATGAGCACGACGACCCGCACGACGCAGCGCGTGTCGTCGAGCCACGAGAGGTCCTCGAGCAGCTCCAGGATGACCCGGCAGCCCAGCGAGTGCCCGACGAGCGTGAGCTCGATGGGCCCGCCGCCCGGACCGCGGAGCTTCGAGAGGTAGGCGGCCAGCCTCCCGGCCGACGCTCTGGCCACAGGGATCTTCGACGGGTACGCGAGCGCGGAGAAGACCCCCCAGTCGGCGTCGCCGGGCCAGTAGACGCGGCCGGCGGGCGGGAA
Coding sequences within:
- a CDS encoding sulfatase-like hydrolase/transferase, with translation MRSVSGSGVRSRAAFVALGLALVAVAVVLASCGGAEDTRPNIVLVILDTVRDDYVGVDVPDYPGEPLTPWFDRVASEGTDFTHAYANAPWTVPSHASLLTGEFPSTHQCTGFNW
- a CDS encoding alpha/beta hydrolase, whose translation is MQATGDISVREKGSGGVTAEARDAPRNWMQGRRHVVLLVHGYNADMDGARRSFDAFLRMLPARFPPAGRVYWPGDADWGVFSALAYPSKIPVARASAGRLAAYLSKLRGPGGGPIELTLVGHSLGCRVILELLEDLSWLDDTRCVVRVVVLMAAAVPTDLVGVGGQLRRSGLGPLHRHVYHSDDDRVLRWAFPAGQSMAQLAGSEPGDSLEAVGLHGNPRSYASRRRDLRGNRHSDYWKDRRAVRELATLMGSAIPRVLEPRTLPAAPLPEMGPPVRRPGFTRELPTRPVTP